The Crocosphaera sp. UHCC 0190 DNA window TGCCAGCTAAAAATAAACGTTCTAACATCTCACACCACCTAAAATAAGCCTGATCTTTTATGAAGATACTAGGATTAGTTGCCTAACGTCAAGGTCGAAAGATAGACAGGATGGAGAAATTTTTTACCTATCCCTAGTTTAAGTTAAAGTATTACCTAGGGGCGAAGGGCTGTTCGCGTCTAGAAAGGTTTAATTATTTAATGATAATTTGATGATTACTGTTCAAGAAGCTGACACCATTATTCTCGATTTAGTTACCCCTTTAACTGACACAGAAAGGGTTACTTTAACAGAAGCAACTGGAAGAATTTTAGCCCAATCTGTGACCAGTTCCTTAGATTTTCCTTATTGGGATAATTCGGCAATGGATGGTTATGCTGTGAGGTTTGAAGATGTGGTTAACTGTTCTGCAAAAAACCCTATTCTTCTTGATATTATTGATGAGATTCCCGCCGGAATTAAACCAGAAAAAAGGGTCAATTCTGGTCAAGCTTGTCGAATTTTTACGGGAGCAATGTTACCCGATGGGGCTGATACTATTATCATCCAGGAAAATACCCAGAAAAAAGACAATCAAGTTCTTATTTTATCTCCCCCAAAAGTTCCTCAAGAATTTGTCAGAAAACGGGGGAAATTCTATCAAGCAGGAAATCCTTTATTGTCCCCAGGAATTATAATTAATGCCCCAGAAATTGCTGTTTTAGCAACGGCACAATGTCCAATAATTACAGTTTATCGTCGTCCTCTGGTGGCTATTTTATCAACTGGAGATGAATTAGTGACTCCTTCTCAACCCTTACAACCTGGGCAAATTGTTGATTCAAATCAGTATGCTTTAACTTCATTTATTCTGAAAAATGGAGGGATTCCGATTCCATTAGGTATGGCACCTGATCAACCTCAGTTAATACGAGAAAAAATATTAGAAGGAATTAATAGTGCTGATGTTGTCCTTTCGACGGGGGGTGTTTCTGTGGGAGATTATGATTATATTGACCAGATCTTAAAGGATTTAGGGGCAAAAATTCACATTGATAGTGTAGCAATAAAACCAGGAAAACCATTAACAGTGGCTAAGTTTAATCAGGGATCTGTTTATTTTGGTATTCCTGGAAATCCCGTCTCTGCTTTAGTGAGTTGTTGGCGATTTGTACAACCGGCCTTACAAAAATTATCAGGAATTAAAGATGACTGGAAACCCAAGTTTATTAAAGCAAAATCTAGTCAATCTTTGTCTTCTAATGGTCAAAGAGAAACTTATATTTGGGGACAATTAAAATTAGTTGATGGAGAATATATCTTTCAATTGGCACAAGGGCAGCAAAATTCGGCTAATTTAATTAATTTAGCTTTAACAAATAGTTTAGCAATTCTCCCCATAGGAACAACACATATTAACCCAGGAGAAACAGTCATGGTAATTTCTATCTAGTTTATAGATTCTTTAGATTATTTGCTAATTTGCACGTTTCACGCAAGATTCAGATTAATGTAAGGTGAGCAATGCACACCCTGCTCCCATTATCCTAGAAGTCAAAATTACACCCCCATTATGGACGTAAAAGCTGCCGTTGCCTTTGAAGCTGGAAAACCCCTGATCATTGAAACCGTACAATTAGAAGGCCCCAAAACGGGGGAAGTCTTAGTGGAAATTAAAGCCACAGGGGTCTGTCATACCGATGCCTATACCCTCTCAGGAAAAGACCCAGAAGGCTTGTTTCCGGCGATTTTAGGTCATGAAGGGGCGGGTATCGTGGTGGAGGTGGGAGAAGGGGTAAAAAGCCTTAAACCAGGGGATCATGTGATCCCGTTGTACATCCCCGAATGTCGTCAGTGTGAATATTGCCTTAGCATGAAAACGAATCTTTGTCAAGCGGTGCGGGGGACTCAAGGGCGGGGTTTAATGCCTGATGGCAGTAGTCGGTTTTCCTTAGATGGACAGGAAATCTTTCATTATATGGGAACTTCTACCTTTTCTAACTATACCGTTGTTCCCGAAATCTCCCTGGCAAAAATTCGAGAAGATGCCCCATTTGATAAGGTTTGTTATATTGGTTGCGGGGTAACAACTGGTTTAGGTGCTGTTATTAATACGGCTAAAGTTGAACCAGGATCAAAGGTAATTGTTTTTGGGTTAGGGGGCATTGGTTTAAATGTCATTCAAGGGGCAAAAATGGTCGGGGCTGATATGATTATTGGGGTAGATCTTAACCCCAAAAAACGCGCTTTAGCTGAAAAATTTGGCATGACTCATTTTGTTAATCCTCAAGAGGTAGAAGGGGATTTAGTGCCTTATTTAGTGGATTTAACCAAAGGGGGAGCGGATTATAGTTTTGAATGTATTGGTAATACAAAAGTCATGAGACAGGCGTTAGAATGTTGTCATAAAGGATGGGGTGTTTCGGTTATTATTGGGGTGGCCGGTGCAGGGGAAGAAATTAGTACCCGTCCCTTTCAATTAGTTACGGGAAGGGTTTGGAAAGGGACAGCATTTGGGGGAGCAAGGGGTCGCACCGATGTGCCAAAAATTGTGGATTGGTATATGGATGGTAAGATTAATATTGATGATTTAATTACCCATGTAATGCCTTTAGAAAAGATTAATGATGCTTTTGAATTAATGCACCAAGGTGAGTCAATTCGTAGTGTGATTACTTTTTAGAAAAGGAGAAGTGTGAGCTATGGATCAAAAAATTTATGATGATGTTTATTCAAAACTTTATGCCCTTGTGACATTCAATATATATAATAAACTTATAAACATTAAACCGATTTATTTAAACGTAAATAAACCGTTGTTAATCCTTGCACGTTGCCGACATTTCCAGGAAATAAAACCACAGGTAAATTAGGGAATAAAGGATGATCTTTTTCAGTCCGTATCATTGAACATCCCGCTAAAACTTGACCTAATAAACGGGCTGATCGCAGGTTTAAACCCGTACTTAAAACATCATTAGAGGTAATGCCACCCTTACTAATTAAAAACCCAATATCACGGGGTAAACCTTGTACAATTTCCATTAATAAGGAAGAAACTCCTATCCCAAAATCTAATCTTTCTTGTACGGTATCAAAGGTTAATTCCTCTCGACTGGTATAAACAACTGGCGTTTTACCTGTCTCATAAACGATGTTAACTTTATCCAAAATTCCTTGTAATAAAGCATCTTTTTGAGCAGGATGATCTCGTAATTGTTTAACATCGACTTCGATACCAACCACATCAGTTTGTTGTAGTAAATCTGCTAATTGTTGGCTGCTTTTTTTGACATGAGAACCCACAATAATCACCCCAGGATCATTAGTGGGTTTATATTTTGCCATTTCTTCTTGTGCAATGGGTTGGGGGCCAAGTTGTGCTAAAGAAGTTAAAATACTGGCCGCACTGCGGAATAAAAAGCGTTTTCCTGATGCTGCTGCCGTTAATACATCTTGGGCAAACTTATCTAAATCTTCTTGTACTTCTCCATCAACAACTCCACATTGATTATCTTTTAGTTGTCGGAGTCTTTCTAACGTTCCTTGACGAATATCCGTTAATAAAAATCTTTCGACTTCTGTTGCTTTAATCCTGCCATTGGTCTTTTCTTCCACATAATCAGGAAGATAACTATAGTGATAACCAAAGACGGAATCTTTGGCAAATTCTGTTTCATGAACAGGGGTTAATTTTCCCTCTATTTTTAAATAGTGAACACTATCGATAGTTTCTCTTCCCCCTTCAAAAAAAGCAGGGATCAGAAAATGAGCATCAAACCCCCCTAATTCTGAGGCAATAACATCCGTTTCAATGGGATAATGACCTCTGAGGGTAGAATCTGACCGACTAACAATTAAAAAATCTTGAATATTTTCTGCGGCGATCGCCAGTTTAAGATTATGACAAACTTCTCTAGTAACTTGGGCGGCGTTTTCGGGGGTTAACGCCCTAGTATTGGTTAAAATGAAGAAAATGGGAACCTCATCTCTTAAGCCTAATCTGAGGGTTTCCACATCCCATTGCATTAATAGCAAGCAACTGTGGACGGTTTGCGATCCCGTTGGATCATCATCTAAGACAATAATTTTTGGTTGCTGATTCATGGTTTCTCTACGCGATCGCCCCTATTATTGTCTCATGTGCTTGTTTCAGGGGTCAACGGCCATTGACCCCTACTTGTTGCAGTATAGTTTAGTTACTAGCACTTGCAGTTTCAACAATTTTAGCAAAGGCTGCGGGATCGAGAATCGCTAATTGGGCAAGCATCTTGCGATTTATTTCAATATTAGCCTTTTTCATCTGGCCAATTAATTGACTATAACTCACCCCGTTGATTCTAGCGGCGGCATTGATCCGCGTGATCCACAGACGACGGAAGTCCCGTTTGCGTTTGCGGCGATCGCGGTAAGCATTCCGTAACGCCTTCATTACCTGTTGGTTAGCGGTACGAAATAGTTTGGAATGGGAACCTCTAAACCCTTTGGCTAGTTTGAGGATTTTTTTGCGGCGTTTACGAGCGACATTGCCCCGTTTTACCCTTGTCATAGTTACGCTTGATCTAAGTGTTTAGTTTATGGTCATTGACGGTTTGATGGGTTAACCCTTTAGAGATAGGGAAGCATCAAACGAACGTTCGGTTCATCTTGTTCACTGACTAAAGTCATCTGGGACAAACGACGACGCTTTCTTTCAGGACTCTTATGGTCTAATAAGTGGTTCTTGAAAGCTTTTCGTCGCATAATTTTGCCGCTGCCTGTTGCTCGAAAACGCTTAGCGGCAGCCTTGCGCGTTTTTAGTTTTGGCATGAACTTATATAAAATTTAGACACAATTCATTATTATATCATCAGAATCTTGTTTCCGGCAAGGCTTTAACCTTCCAACCTTCCCTAAAAAAATAGGGTGAGGATACCCCACCCTAAGCACTTGACTTAAACTTATTTAAAATTAAGGAGCTAAGGCATGACCCCGTAATAAACTACCAATGGTTTTGGCGGTAATTTTCATCTGTACTAAGGGGTTAGCCGGGACAACGGTTTTGTAGAGATAACTATCAAAAGTCATCCGTTGTACGTCCTTATCAGAACACATTTCCACAAAAGCCTCACGGGAAGCATCAGAACGATAGAAGACCCGTTGTAGAATATCTAAAACCAGGTAAGTCATACCATATTGCTTATCCCAACGTTTGAGATACAGTTTTAAATCCTCTTCCGTGGGAATACGTTGACCCGCATTCGTCACTTCTACGATGGTTTCTGCACACATACGGGCGGACTTAGCGGCAAAATAGATTCCTTCCCCAGAAGACTTAGTAACAGTCCCTGCTGCGTCTCCTACCAACGCGACACGACCCACCACACGACGGGGACGGGGATGTTCAGGAATGGGATGAGCTTCTACTTTAATAATTTCTCCCCCTTCCAGTCTACGGGCTGCACGGGCGCGAATTCCAGCTTGTAGCCCTTTAATCATGGATTTATTGACCTTCATGGTTCCCGTACCTACGGCCACGTGGTCATATTTCGGGAATACCCAAGCGTAGAAGTCAGGAGACACATCCTTACCCACATACATCTCGGCTAGGTCTTCATAGTAAGCCATTTTGTCTTGGGGTAAACGAATGCGCTCTTGGAAGGCGATCG harbors:
- the glp gene encoding gephyrin-like molybdotransferase Glp; the protein is MITVQEADTIILDLVTPLTDTERVTLTEATGRILAQSVTSSLDFPYWDNSAMDGYAVRFEDVVNCSAKNPILLDIIDEIPAGIKPEKRVNSGQACRIFTGAMLPDGADTIIIQENTQKKDNQVLILSPPKVPQEFVRKRGKFYQAGNPLLSPGIIINAPEIAVLATAQCPIITVYRRPLVAILSTGDELVTPSQPLQPGQIVDSNQYALTSFILKNGGIPIPLGMAPDQPQLIREKILEGINSADVVLSTGGVSVGDYDYIDQILKDLGAKIHIDSVAIKPGKPLTVAKFNQGSVYFGIPGNPVSALVSCWRFVQPALQKLSGIKDDWKPKFIKAKSSQSLSSNGQRETYIWGQLKLVDGEYIFQLAQGQQNSANLINLALTNSLAILPIGTTHINPGETVMVISI
- a CDS encoding S-(hydroxymethyl)glutathione dehydrogenase/class III alcohol dehydrogenase is translated as MDVKAAVAFEAGKPLIIETVQLEGPKTGEVLVEIKATGVCHTDAYTLSGKDPEGLFPAILGHEGAGIVVEVGEGVKSLKPGDHVIPLYIPECRQCEYCLSMKTNLCQAVRGTQGRGLMPDGSSRFSLDGQEIFHYMGTSTFSNYTVVPEISLAKIREDAPFDKVCYIGCGVTTGLGAVINTAKVEPGSKVIVFGLGGIGLNVIQGAKMVGADMIIGVDLNPKKRALAEKFGMTHFVNPQEVEGDLVPYLVDLTKGGADYSFECIGNTKVMRQALECCHKGWGVSVIIGVAGAGEEISTRPFQLVTGRVWKGTAFGGARGRTDVPKIVDWYMDGKINIDDLITHVMPLEKINDAFELMHQGESIRSVITF
- a CDS encoding four-carbon acid sugar kinase family protein, encoding MNQQPKIIVLDDDPTGSQTVHSCLLLMQWDVETLRLGLRDEVPIFFILTNTRALTPENAAQVTREVCHNLKLAIAAENIQDFLIVSRSDSTLRGHYPIETDVIASELGGFDAHFLIPAFFEGGRETIDSVHYLKIEGKLTPVHETEFAKDSVFGYHYSYLPDYVEEKTNGRIKATEVERFLLTDIRQGTLERLRQLKDNQCGVVDGEVQEDLDKFAQDVLTAAASGKRFLFRSAASILTSLAQLGPQPIAQEEMAKYKPTNDPGVIIVGSHVKKSSQQLADLLQQTDVVGIEVDVKQLRDHPAQKDALLQGILDKVNIVYETGKTPVVYTSREELTFDTVQERLDFGIGVSSLLMEIVQGLPRDIGFLISKGGITSNDVLSTGLNLRSARLLGQVLAGCSMIRTEKDHPLFPNLPVVLFPGNVGNVQGLTTVYLRLNKSV
- the rplT gene encoding 50S ribosomal protein L20, translating into MTRVKRGNVARKRRKKILKLAKGFRGSHSKLFRTANQQVMKALRNAYRDRRKRKRDFRRLWITRINAAARINGVSYSQLIGQMKKANIEINRKMLAQLAILDPAAFAKIVETASASN
- the rpmI gene encoding 50S ribosomal protein L35 produces the protein MPKLKTRKAAAKRFRATGSGKIMRRKAFKNHLLDHKSPERKRRRLSQMTLVSEQDEPNVRLMLPYL
- the chlP gene encoding geranylgeranyl reductase yields the protein MVLRVAVVGSGPAGSSAAETLAKAGIETYLFERKLDNAKPCGGAIPLCMVSEFDLPPEIIDRRVRKMKMISPSNIEVDINLDRQDEYIGMCRREVLDGFLRDRAAKTGANLINGTVYQLDLPKTNTDPYTLHYADHGNGNAQGEMKTLKVDVVIGADGANSRVAKAIDAGDYNYAIAFQERIRLPQDKMAYYEDLAEMYVGKDVSPDFYAWVFPKYDHVAVGTGTMKVNKSMIKGLQAGIRARAARRLEGGEIIKVEAHPIPEHPRPRRVVGRVALVGDAAGTVTKSSGEGIYFAAKSARMCAETIVEVTNAGQRIPTEEDLKLYLKRWDKQYGMTYLVLDILQRVFYRSDASREAFVEMCSDKDVQRMTFDSYLYKTVVPANPLVQMKITAKTIGSLLRGHALAP